The following proteins are co-located in the Nocardia bhagyanarayanae genome:
- a CDS encoding nuclear transport factor 2 family protein, with protein sequence MTGDTLATDTIVATIAALEDARYTAVLAGDIDAFAALAHPDLIYTHSNAVVDTLDSYLDKLRSGFYVYHRIDHPVNRIAIVGDTAVVSGEMHADITAGGVRKQLGNRAQAIWVRQGDQWLLLAYGPTVIPGEPR encoded by the coding sequence ATGACCGGCGACACCCTCGCCACCGACACGATCGTAGCGACCATCGCCGCGCTCGAGGATGCACGCTACACCGCAGTACTGGCCGGAGACATCGACGCCTTCGCCGCCCTGGCCCACCCCGATTTGATCTACACCCATTCCAACGCCGTCGTCGACACCCTCGACAGCTATCTGGACAAACTCCGCAGCGGGTTCTACGTCTACCACCGCATCGACCACCCTGTAAACCGGATCGCAATCGTGGGCGATACCGCGGTCGTCTCCGGAGAGATGCATGCCGACATCACCGCGGGCGGAGTCCGCAAACAGCTCGGCAACCGCGCGCAGGCGATCTGGGTACGCCAGGGCGATCAGTGGCTGCTGCTGGCCTACGGTCCCACCGTCATCCCCGGGGAGCCCCGATGA
- a CDS encoding maleylacetate reductase — protein MSTFTYDGLPGRIVFGSGTTSTRLLRELDLLGAERILLIASDTEGELATGMCAPFADRVAATFSQVRPHVPVEVAELARKAATEADADLVLSVGGGSTTGTAKAVALTTGLPILAVPTTYAGSEVTPVWGMTDRGRKTTGTDRRVLPKTVVYDPDLTTSLPVPLSVASGLNAVAHCVEAFWAPRRSPVSSAVAEDGIRHLVAGLSAVETCPTGRAARGDLLLGAYLAGSAFAVAGSGLHHKICHVLGGAFDLPHAQTHAIVLPYVLAYNAPNAVEASDRIARALGRPDIVTALRELGTGLGVRGGLRDLGMSEADIDTVIDDITAIAPADNPTPVTDDGVRAILRGAWAGDDPVETPR, from the coding sequence ATGAGCACCTTCACCTACGACGGCCTGCCCGGCCGCATAGTCTTCGGCTCCGGCACGACCAGCACCCGGTTGCTCAGAGAACTGGATTTGCTGGGCGCTGAGCGGATTCTGCTCATCGCCTCCGACACCGAAGGTGAGCTCGCCACCGGGATGTGTGCGCCGTTTGCCGACCGTGTCGCTGCCACCTTCTCCCAGGTCCGCCCGCATGTTCCGGTCGAGGTGGCCGAACTGGCCCGCAAGGCCGCCACCGAAGCCGACGCCGATCTGGTGCTGTCGGTGGGTGGTGGATCCACCACCGGCACCGCCAAAGCCGTCGCCCTGACCACCGGCTTGCCCATCCTCGCGGTCCCGACCACCTACGCCGGATCCGAGGTCACCCCGGTGTGGGGCATGACCGACCGCGGCCGCAAGACCACCGGTACCGACCGGCGGGTCCTGCCGAAGACCGTGGTCTATGACCCCGATCTGACCACGTCGCTGCCGGTGCCGCTGTCGGTCGCCAGCGGCCTCAACGCCGTCGCCCATTGCGTGGAGGCGTTCTGGGCGCCGCGGCGCAGCCCGGTCTCGAGCGCCGTGGCCGAGGACGGCATCCGCCACCTCGTTGCCGGTCTGAGCGCTGTCGAGACCTGCCCGACCGGTCGGGCCGCCCGCGGTGACCTGCTGCTGGGCGCCTACCTGGCCGGGTCGGCGTTCGCCGTGGCCGGATCGGGTCTGCACCACAAGATCTGTCACGTGCTCGGCGGCGCCTTCGACCTGCCGCATGCCCAGACCCACGCGATCGTGCTGCCGTACGTGCTGGCCTACAACGCCCCCAACGCTGTCGAGGCGTCCGACCGCATCGCCCGGGCACTGGGTCGACCCGACATCGTCACCGCGCTGCGTGAACTCGGAACCGGGCTCGGCGTTCGCGGCGGCCTGCGTGATCTCGGCATGAGCGAAGCCGACATCGACACCGTGATCGACGACATCACCGCGATCGCCCCCGCCGACAACCCCACCCCGGTCACCGACGACGGTGTGCGCGCCATCCTGCGCGGCGCGTGGGCCGGAGACGATCCGGTGGAGACGCCACGATGA
- a CDS encoding intradiol ring-cleavage dioxygenase — MSTDNTLATDREAAVTAEVLAAFAETADPRLREVIGSLVEHLHAFARDIRLTESEWAAAIEFLTRAGHITDSRRQEFILLSDVLGLSMLTVAINEPQAPGATEATVFGPFFVDDAPEIPLDGDIAQGASGVACYVSGEVRSVTGEPIPGARIEVWEADDDGFYDVQYPDGRTAGRGWLSSGTDGEYRFWSVLPAPYPIPHDGPVGDLLTATGRGPMRPAHLHFMVTAPGFRKLITHIFLAEDPYLACDAVFGVKDSLVVDVSWHHDTAAPDGSHPQGDWTSIVFDLVLAPHGDQ, encoded by the coding sequence ATGAGCACCGACAACACGCTCGCCACGGATCGGGAAGCCGCGGTCACCGCCGAGGTGCTGGCCGCCTTCGCCGAGACGGCCGATCCCCGGCTGCGCGAGGTGATAGGCAGCCTCGTCGAGCACCTGCACGCCTTCGCCCGCGACATCCGGCTCACCGAGTCCGAATGGGCTGCCGCGATCGAATTCCTCACCCGCGCAGGACATATCACCGACAGTCGCCGTCAGGAGTTCATCCTGCTCTCCGACGTGCTCGGGCTGTCGATGCTCACGGTCGCGATCAATGAACCCCAGGCGCCCGGCGCCACCGAGGCCACGGTCTTCGGCCCGTTCTTCGTCGACGACGCCCCGGAAATACCGCTCGACGGCGACATCGCCCAGGGCGCATCGGGTGTGGCGTGCTACGTGTCGGGCGAGGTGCGCTCGGTGACCGGAGAACCGATCCCCGGCGCACGGATCGAGGTGTGGGAAGCCGACGACGATGGCTTCTACGACGTCCAATACCCCGACGGGCGCACCGCCGGGCGCGGCTGGCTGAGTTCAGGCACCGACGGCGAATACCGTTTCTGGTCGGTGCTGCCGGCCCCGTACCCGATCCCGCACGACGGCCCGGTGGGCGATCTGCTCACCGCGACCGGCCGGGGCCCGATGCGGCCCGCGCATCTGCACTTCATGGTGACCGCGCCCGGGTTCCGGAAGTTGATCACCCATATTTTCCTCGCCGAGGACCCCTACCTGGCCTGTGACGCGGTGTTCGGTGTCAAGGACAGCCTGGTGGTCGACGTGTCCTGGCACCACGACACCGCCGCTCCCGACGGCTCTCACCCCCAGGGCGATTGGACGAGTATCGTTTTCGACCTGGTCCTCGCCCCACACGGCGACCAGTAG